From the Microbacterium thalassium genome, one window contains:
- the ptsP gene encoding phosphoenolpyruvate--protein phosphotransferase: protein MAEIRGVGIGLGVAQGPVARMAEPLPAPADEPSTLGADAEKARVTEAVGAVARELEQRGEQAGGAARDVLEAQAMMAEDPTLADEVNARIAQGKNGEFAVFDAFASFRDQLTALGGYLGERAADLDDVAQRVIARLRGVPAPGVPEPGHPFVLVAKDLAPADTALLDLDMVLALVTTEGGPTSHTAILAREKAIVAIVGATAATGLADGETVIVDAAGGVVTTEPTADELDRAQKRAAARADAASAPRTPGALADGTAVPLLANLGNADGAEEAVALGAEGVGLFRTEFLFLSANQAPTVAQQREAYTKLLQAFPGKKVVVRALDAGADKPLAFLNDAHEENPALGLRGLRALRASEDILREQLTALAEADAATEADLWVMAPMVATVEETEYFVTLAREYDIKTAGVMVEVPSSALLADRILAHADFASIGTNDLTQYTMAADRLLGSVASFQDPWHPAVLRLVKATGDAGRTNGKPVGICGEAAADPLLAVVLVGLGATSLSMAPTALADVRATLLDHTLDDASRIAEAALAADDAASARVAAQEAAARTKETQQ from the coding sequence ATGGCCGAGATCAGAGGAGTCGGAATCGGGCTGGGCGTCGCGCAGGGCCCGGTCGCGCGCATGGCCGAGCCGCTGCCGGCGCCGGCCGACGAGCCGAGCACGCTCGGCGCCGACGCGGAGAAGGCCCGCGTGACCGAGGCCGTCGGCGCCGTCGCACGCGAGCTGGAGCAGCGCGGCGAGCAGGCGGGCGGGGCGGCTCGCGACGTGCTCGAGGCGCAGGCCATGATGGCCGAGGATCCCACGCTCGCCGACGAGGTGAACGCCCGCATCGCCCAGGGCAAGAACGGCGAGTTCGCGGTCTTCGACGCCTTCGCGTCGTTCCGCGACCAGCTGACCGCGCTCGGCGGCTACCTCGGCGAGCGCGCCGCCGACCTCGACGACGTCGCTCAGCGCGTCATCGCGCGCCTGCGCGGCGTGCCGGCGCCGGGCGTCCCCGAGCCGGGTCATCCGTTCGTGCTCGTCGCGAAGGACCTCGCCCCCGCCGACACGGCGCTCCTGGACCTCGACATGGTGCTCGCGCTGGTCACGACCGAGGGCGGGCCCACGTCGCACACGGCGATCCTCGCGCGGGAGAAGGCGATCGTCGCGATCGTCGGCGCGACGGCGGCGACCGGGCTCGCCGACGGCGAGACGGTGATCGTCGACGCCGCGGGCGGGGTCGTGACGACCGAGCCGACCGCCGACGAGCTCGACCGGGCGCAGAAACGCGCCGCGGCGCGCGCCGACGCGGCATCCGCTCCCCGCACGCCCGGCGCGCTCGCCGACGGCACCGCGGTGCCGCTGCTGGCGAACCTCGGCAACGCCGACGGCGCCGAGGAGGCCGTCGCGCTGGGCGCCGAGGGCGTGGGCCTGTTCCGCACCGAGTTCCTGTTCCTCAGCGCCAATCAGGCGCCGACCGTCGCCCAGCAGCGCGAGGCGTACACCAAGCTGCTGCAGGCGTTCCCCGGCAAGAAGGTCGTCGTGCGGGCGCTGGACGCCGGCGCCGACAAGCCGCTGGCGTTCCTCAACGACGCGCACGAGGAGAACCCGGCGCTCGGCCTTCGAGGCCTGCGCGCCCTCCGGGCCAGCGAGGACATCCTGCGCGAGCAGCTGACGGCGCTCGCCGAGGCGGATGCCGCCACCGAGGCGGACCTGTGGGTCATGGCCCCGATGGTCGCGACCGTCGAGGAGACCGAGTACTTCGTGACCCTCGCCCGCGAGTACGACATCAAGACCGCCGGCGTCATGGTCGAGGTTCCGTCGTCGGCGCTGCTGGCCGACCGCATCCTCGCCCACGCCGACTTCGCCTCGATCGGCACCAACGACCTGACCCAGTACACGATGGCCGCCGACCGCCTGCTCGGCTCGGTGGCCTCGTTCCAGGATCCGTGGCACCCCGCGGTGCTGCGCCTGGTGAAGGCGACCGGCGACGCCGGCCGCACCAACGGCAAGCCCGTCGGGATCTGCGGCGAAGCCGCCGCCGACCCGCTGCTGGCCGTCGTCCTCGTCGGCCTCGGCGCGACGAGCCTGTCCATGGCCCCCACGGCCCTCGCAGATGTTCGAGCGACCCTGCTCGACCACACCCTCGACGATGCGTCCCGCATCGCCGAGGCAGCCCTCGCCGCGGACGACGCGGCGTCTGCCCGAGTCGCGGCACAGGAGGCCGCGGCCCGAACGAAGGAGACACAGCAATGA
- a CDS encoding PTS sugar transporter subunit IIB: MRILVVCGAGASSTFVAQRVRHAAHAEGLAYSAFAGTEQSLPIDLDAADVVLVGPHLSHALERIRHDAAVRGTTVVLLPDDIFQDLDGSRTLALLQEAIGKP, from the coding sequence ATGAGGATCCTGGTTGTCTGCGGCGCCGGTGCGTCCAGCACATTCGTCGCACAGCGCGTGCGCCACGCGGCGCATGCCGAAGGGCTCGCCTACTCCGCGTTCGCCGGCACCGAGCAGTCGCTTCCGATCGATCTCGACGCCGCGGACGTGGTCCTGGTGGGGCCGCACCTGTCTCATGCGCTGGAGCGCATCCGACACGATGCGGCCGTGCGCGGGACGACGGTCGTGCTGCTGCCCGACGACATCTTCCAGGATCTCGACGGGAGCCGGACGCTCGCCCTGCTCCAGGAGGCGATCGGCAAGCCGTAG
- a CDS encoding mannitol-1-phosphate 5-dehydrogenase has translation MKAVHFGAGNIGRGFVGMLLHEGGYDLVFSDVASPLVKAINGASSYTVHEVGEGGRERVITGFRAVDSGQDPQAVADEIATANVVTTAVGPTILKFVAPHIIAGLALRAPAAAPLQVMACENAINATDALRDEMEAQAGEAWEALSGRAVFANTAVDRIVPAQPPGSGIDVTVEPFFEWAIESGPFGDAPPRIPGAHFVDDLAPYIERKLFTVNTGHATTAYFGAAAGIDRISDALATPAIAAHVAAALEETSALLAAKHGLPEDELAEYRATILERFRNPALPDTVWRVGRQPLRKLSRHERFIGPAAEAAERGLSVEALVDAIGAALAFDDPEDAQSLDLQRMLREQDAATLTAEVTGLEPQHPLFDRVAAVVAERQAQLAG, from the coding sequence ATGAAGGCCGTCCACTTCGGCGCCGGCAACATCGGCCGCGGGTTCGTCGGGATGCTGTTGCACGAGGGCGGCTACGACCTGGTGTTCTCCGATGTCGCGTCGCCGCTGGTCAAGGCCATCAACGGGGCATCGTCGTACACCGTCCACGAGGTCGGCGAGGGCGGGCGCGAACGCGTGATCACGGGCTTCCGCGCGGTCGACAGCGGCCAGGATCCGCAGGCCGTGGCCGACGAGATCGCGACCGCGAACGTCGTGACCACGGCGGTGGGCCCGACCATCCTGAAGTTCGTCGCGCCGCACATCATCGCGGGGCTCGCGCTGCGTGCTCCGGCGGCGGCTCCGCTGCAGGTGATGGCGTGCGAGAACGCGATCAACGCCACCGACGCGCTGCGCGACGAGATGGAGGCGCAGGCCGGCGAAGCCTGGGAGGCGCTCTCCGGGCGCGCGGTCTTCGCCAACACCGCGGTGGACCGCATCGTGCCCGCGCAGCCCCCGGGCTCGGGCATCGACGTGACGGTCGAGCCGTTCTTCGAATGGGCGATCGAGTCCGGCCCGTTCGGCGATGCACCGCCCCGCATCCCGGGCGCGCACTTCGTGGACGACCTCGCGCCGTACATCGAGCGCAAGCTCTTCACCGTCAACACCGGGCACGCCACGACGGCGTACTTCGGTGCCGCCGCGGGCATCGACCGCATCTCGGACGCCCTCGCGACGCCGGCCATCGCGGCGCACGTCGCCGCGGCGCTCGAGGAGACCTCGGCGCTGCTGGCCGCCAAGCACGGGCTGCCGGAGGACGAGCTGGCCGAGTACCGCGCGACGATCCTGGAGCGCTTCCGCAACCCCGCGCTGCCCGACACGGTGTGGCGGGTGGGACGGCAGCCGCTGCGCAAGCTGTCGCGTCATGAGCGGTTCATCGGGCCCGCGGCCGAGGCGGCCGAGCGGGGTCTGTCGGTCGAGGCGCTCGTCGACGCGATCGGCGCGGCGCTGGCGTTCGACGACCCCGAGGACGCGCAGTCGCTGGACCTCCAGCGGATGCTGCGCGAACAGGACGCCGCGACGCTGACCGCCGAGGTGACGGGGCTCGAGCCGCAGCATCCGCTGTTCGATCGCGTGGCCGCCGTCGTGGCGGAACGGCAGGCGCAGCTCGCGGGCTGA
- a CDS encoding GNAT family N-acetyltransferase: MRLDDPVTLENAVVRLEPLGPEHAGDLAEAAAGLEHAWYTSVPRPDAVPAEISWRREQHAAGGMNPWAVRRLDTGRAVGMTTYCNIDQPNRHVEIGHTWIGADAQRTAVNTAAKLLLLSHAFEECDAIAVEFRTHWHNRQSRAAIERLGARQDGVLRNHRLGPDGSLRDTVVYSILPHEWPAVRIGLRERLARG, from the coding sequence GTGCGCCTCGACGACCCGGTCACCCTGGAGAACGCCGTCGTGCGGCTCGAGCCGCTCGGCCCCGAGCACGCCGGCGACCTCGCCGAGGCGGCGGCGGGACTCGAGCACGCCTGGTACACGTCGGTGCCCCGCCCCGACGCCGTGCCCGCGGAGATCTCGTGGCGCCGGGAGCAGCATGCCGCGGGCGGCATGAACCCGTGGGCGGTGCGGCGCCTGGACACCGGCCGCGCGGTCGGCATGACGACGTACTGCAACATCGATCAGCCCAACCGGCACGTCGAGATCGGCCACACCTGGATCGGGGCGGACGCCCAGCGCACCGCCGTCAACACCGCGGCGAAGCTGCTGCTGCTCTCGCACGCGTTCGAGGAGTGCGATGCGATCGCCGTGGAGTTCCGCACCCACTGGCACAACCGGCAGTCCCGCGCGGCGATCGAACGGCTGGGCGCGCGGCAGGACGGCGTGCTGCGCAACCACCGCCTCGGCCCCGACGGCTCGCTGCGCGACACGGTCGTCTACTCGATCCTGCCGCACGAGTGGCCCGCGGTGCGGATCGGTCTGCGCGAACGTCTCGCGCGAGGCTGA
- a CDS encoding PTS mannitol transporter subunit IICB codes for MTTASQSVSGAKKAQIHVQRFGTFLSGMIMPNIAAFIAWGFITMLFIPSGFLGPNSPFGWHWYPVSDILGSGGDAAQIGWDGAMLALAEGENGNFFAYVGLVGPMIVYLLPLLIANTAGRMVYGERGGVVATIAVMGVIVGTDIPMFLGAMIMGPFAGLATKWMDRIWDGKIKPGFEMLVNNFSAGILGMILAIVGFFVFGPVMLGISAFLGLIVGWLVDYNLLPFLSVIVEPAKVLFLNNAINHGVFTPLGIEQAAEAGKSILFLIEANPGPGVGLLLAFTFFGVGAAKASAPGAIIIQFFGGIHEIYFPYALSKPITLLALIAGGATGVTTNMLLGGGLAFPAAPGSIIAVTFAGIGPGVGNLMVVYLSVILAAAVTFILTAIMLRATRKRDLLAEGDKFSSAIDQTEANKGKSSAALDALRVSDGQDREAVREAEEAVDKLETEAETGGQLSGGTVTIRKVSSIVFACDAGMGSSAMGASVLRNKIKKIGIEDVTVVNKAVANLDGSEDLIITQNQLTDRARQKHPDAIHVSVDNFMNSPKYDEVVELVREQHDSGA; via the coding sequence ATGACAACGGCGTCACAATCCGTTTCAGGAGCGAAGAAGGCGCAGATCCACGTCCAGCGCTTCGGCACGTTCCTCTCCGGCATGATCATGCCGAACATCGCGGCATTCATCGCCTGGGGCTTCATCACGATGCTCTTCATCCCGTCCGGGTTCCTCGGGCCGAACAGCCCGTTCGGCTGGCACTGGTATCCGGTGTCGGACATCCTGGGCAGCGGCGGCGACGCGGCGCAGATCGGCTGGGACGGCGCCATGCTGGCGCTCGCCGAGGGCGAGAACGGCAACTTCTTCGCCTACGTCGGTCTCGTCGGCCCGATGATCGTCTACCTGCTGCCGCTGCTCATCGCCAACACCGCAGGTCGCATGGTCTACGGCGAGCGAGGCGGCGTGGTGGCGACGATCGCCGTGATGGGCGTCATCGTCGGCACCGACATCCCGATGTTCCTCGGCGCGATGATCATGGGACCGTTCGCGGGCCTGGCCACGAAGTGGATGGACCGCATCTGGGACGGCAAGATCAAGCCCGGGTTCGAGATGCTGGTGAACAACTTCTCCGCCGGAATCCTCGGCATGATCCTCGCCATCGTCGGGTTCTTCGTCTTCGGCCCGGTCATGCTCGGCATCAGCGCGTTCCTCGGCCTCATCGTCGGCTGGCTGGTCGACTACAACCTGCTGCCGTTCCTGTCGGTGATCGTGGAGCCGGCGAAGGTCCTGTTCCTCAACAACGCGATCAACCACGGCGTGTTCACGCCGCTGGGCATCGAGCAGGCCGCGGAGGCGGGCAAGTCGATCCTGTTCCTCATCGAGGCCAACCCCGGCCCCGGTGTCGGACTCCTCCTCGCCTTCACCTTCTTCGGTGTCGGAGCCGCCAAGGCGTCCGCTCCGGGTGCGATCATCATCCAGTTCTTCGGGGGCATCCACGAGATCTACTTCCCGTACGCACTGAGCAAGCCGATCACGCTGCTGGCCCTGATCGCGGGAGGTGCGACCGGCGTGACCACGAACATGCTCCTCGGCGGCGGACTGGCGTTCCCGGCCGCACCCGGAAGCATCATCGCGGTGACCTTCGCCGGCATCGGGCCAGGCGTCGGAAACCTGATGGTGGTGTACCTGTCGGTGATCCTGGCGGCGGCGGTGACGTTCATCCTCACCGCGATCATGCTGCGGGCCACGCGCAAGCGCGACCTGCTCGCCGAGGGCGACAAGTTCTCGTCGGCGATCGACCAGACCGAGGCGAACAAGGGCAAGTCCTCGGCCGCCCTGGACGCGCTGCGCGTCTCGGACGGCCAGGACCGCGAAGCGGTCCGCGAGGCCGAAGAGGCCGTCGACAAGCTCGAGACCGAGGCCGAGACCGGCGGGCAGCTCAGCGGCGGCACGGTCACGATCCGCAAGGTCTCGTCCATCGTGTTCGCGTGCGACGCGGGCATGGGATCGTCGGCGATGGGCGCCAGCGTCCTGCGCAACAAGATCAAGAAGATCGGCATCGAGGACGTCACCGTCGTCAACAAGGCGGTCGCGAACCTCGACGGCTCCGAGGACCTGATCATCACGCAGAACCAGCTCACCGACCGGGCGCGCCAGAAGCACCCCGACGCCATCCACGTGTCGGTGGACAACTTCATGAACTCGCCGAAGTACGACGAGGTCGTGGAGCTGGTGCGCGAGCAGCACGACAGCGGCGCGTAG
- a CDS encoding sulfite exporter TauE/SafE family protein, whose translation MTLVLAAIAAFVSALIQRITGLGFMLVLVGPIVLLYGPFEGVTIGVLLALVAALAAIPLVWRDVDWRRAWWLIWPGLVAAPFGALLVSVLPDAALLLLISAMAYFALVAGWIPALSASLQGRMGAVVAGSSAGFMHVASGLSGPPLAAYAVGDKWEQRRFAASAQVIFAVLSAISVALRGLPVTPVPDVGILVAATIGGILLGTLLVRFVPASIARLAMLAIAWAGATVVLVRGILALWM comes from the coding sequence GTGACTCTCGTCCTCGCCGCCATCGCCGCGTTCGTGTCGGCGCTCATCCAGCGCATCACCGGACTCGGCTTCATGCTCGTCCTCGTCGGCCCCATCGTGCTTCTGTACGGCCCGTTCGAGGGGGTGACGATCGGCGTGCTGCTCGCGCTGGTCGCAGCCCTCGCGGCGATCCCGCTGGTGTGGCGCGACGTGGACTGGCGGCGCGCGTGGTGGCTGATCTGGCCCGGCCTGGTCGCAGCGCCCTTCGGCGCCCTGCTGGTCAGCGTGCTCCCCGATGCCGCGCTGCTGCTGCTGATCTCGGCGATGGCGTACTTCGCCCTCGTCGCGGGGTGGATCCCGGCGCTGTCGGCGTCGCTGCAAGGCAGGATGGGCGCCGTCGTGGCGGGTTCGTCCGCCGGCTTCATGCACGTCGCGAGCGGGCTGTCCGGCCCGCCGCTGGCCGCCTACGCGGTGGGCGACAAGTGGGAGCAGCGCCGGTTCGCCGCGAGCGCGCAGGTCATCTTCGCGGTCCTCAGCGCCATCTCGGTCGCCCTCCGCGGGCTGCCGGTCACCCCCGTGCCGGATGTCGGCATCCTGGTCGCGGCGACCATCGGCGGCATCCTCCTCGGCACTCTCCTGGTCCGCTTCGTGCCCGCGAGCATCGCGCGCCTCGCGATGCTCGCGATCGCGTGGGCGGGCGCCACCGTGGTGCTCGTGCGGGGCATCCTGGCACTGTGGATGTAG
- a CDS encoding BglG family transcription antiterminator has protein sequence MSLLLRDGDWVTAGALADTLGVTPRSIRSYVTALNERVPTGVAVESGPHGYRAGADAGAAMRSVPTVTGTPRDRLHTLVRALLDAPDGIDVFATADALFVSPATLDADLARVRALLGGTQLTLERSASTARLRGTEAAQRRLLSTLAHDEMEAGSFDLAALRRTLGTESVGAAAFGPFKADLVAQLGELGYFVNEIGIADVLMHIAIAIDRVSQDRPLAATEQPASEAQTEVAGMLAELVARDLDVVLGAGDLQHLATLVLTRVVAPGAGDAGRRDSTRAALDPAVEHAVRETVERAAAEFLVDIAHEDFVLRLALHVQNLRLRAREQAWSRNPLTRSLKSTYPMIFEVAVFIASELAERLEIPLMDDEIAYIAMHVGGRLERSRRGDQLLTATIVCPGYYELHELLRSSVDRSLGQAIEVVGVETRVDPDWDTIGTDLVLTTIDPVASGERFVRIQPFLTDADIERVQSAAGRIRRARRLARLRTELERYFDASAFVHGLDASGAPEAVIRRLGDLLITQGVVDEAYVERALQREELSSTAFTDALAVPHAIGMTATRTAIAIGIADPSIPWGDRRVQVVALVAFSESDREAFQTVFEQFVEVFNERESAQRIVRRATDFSGFLDELVAVIDG, from the coding sequence ATGAGCCTGCTCCTGCGCGACGGCGACTGGGTAACCGCCGGAGCCCTCGCCGACACTCTGGGCGTGACGCCGCGCAGCATCCGCTCGTACGTGACGGCGCTCAACGAGCGCGTGCCGACCGGCGTCGCCGTCGAGTCGGGCCCCCACGGCTACCGCGCCGGAGCGGATGCCGGCGCGGCGATGCGCAGCGTGCCGACCGTGACGGGAACGCCGCGCGACCGGCTCCACACGCTCGTCCGCGCGCTCCTGGATGCTCCCGACGGCATCGACGTGTTCGCCACCGCCGATGCGCTGTTCGTCAGTCCCGCCACGCTCGACGCCGACCTCGCACGCGTGCGCGCCCTGCTGGGCGGGACGCAGCTGACCCTGGAGCGCTCGGCATCGACCGCCCGGCTGCGGGGCACCGAGGCCGCGCAGCGCCGCCTGCTGTCGACGCTCGCGCACGACGAGATGGAGGCCGGCTCGTTCGACCTGGCGGCGCTGCGGCGCACCCTCGGAACGGAATCGGTCGGCGCCGCCGCGTTCGGCCCGTTCAAGGCGGACCTCGTCGCGCAGCTGGGCGAGCTGGGCTACTTCGTCAACGAGATCGGCATCGCCGACGTGCTGATGCACATCGCGATCGCGATCGACCGCGTGTCGCAGGACCGGCCGCTCGCGGCGACCGAACAGCCGGCATCCGAGGCGCAGACCGAGGTGGCCGGCATGCTGGCCGAGCTCGTCGCCCGCGACCTGGATGTGGTGCTGGGCGCCGGCGACCTGCAGCACCTGGCGACGCTCGTGCTCACGCGCGTGGTCGCACCCGGCGCCGGCGACGCGGGGCGGCGCGACTCCACCCGCGCGGCGCTGGACCCCGCCGTGGAGCATGCGGTCCGCGAGACCGTCGAGCGGGCCGCGGCGGAGTTCCTCGTCGACATCGCCCACGAGGACTTCGTCCTGCGCCTGGCCCTGCACGTGCAGAATCTCCGCCTGCGGGCGCGCGAGCAGGCGTGGTCGCGCAACCCGCTCACCCGTTCGCTGAAGTCGACGTACCCGATGATCTTCGAGGTGGCGGTCTTCATCGCCAGCGAGCTGGCGGAGCGGCTCGAGATCCCCCTCATGGACGATGAGATCGCCTACATCGCGATGCACGTCGGCGGTCGGCTCGAGCGCAGCCGTCGCGGCGACCAGCTGCTGACGGCGACGATCGTGTGCCCCGGCTACTACGAGCTGCACGAGCTGCTGCGCTCGAGCGTCGACCGATCCCTCGGGCAGGCGATCGAGGTCGTGGGCGTCGAGACGCGCGTCGACCCCGACTGGGACACGATCGGCACCGATCTGGTCCTGACCACGATCGATCCCGTCGCCTCGGGCGAGAGGTTCGTGCGCATCCAGCCGTTCCTCACCGACGCCGACATCGAGCGCGTCCAGTCCGCGGCCGGCCGCATCCGGCGGGCGCGCCGGCTGGCGCGGCTGCGCACCGAGCTCGAACGGTACTTCGACGCCTCGGCGTTCGTGCACGGGCTGGACGCCTCGGGCGCTCCCGAGGCGGTGATCCGGCGCCTCGGCGACCTCCTGATCACCCAGGGCGTGGTCGACGAGGCCTACGTCGAACGCGCGCTGCAGCGGGAGGAGCTCTCGTCGACCGCCTTCACCGACGCGCTGGCCGTCCCGCACGCCATCGGGATGACCGCCACCCGCACGGCCATCGCGATCGGCATCGCCGACCCGTCGATCCCGTGGGGGGACCGGCGCGTGCAGGTGGTCGCGCTCGTGGCGTTCTCGGAGAGCGACCGCGAGGCGTTCCAGACCGTGTTCGAGCAGTTCGTCGAGGTCTTCAACGAGCGCGAGAGCGCGCAGCGCATCGTGCGCCGCGCGACCGACTTCTCGGGCTTCCTCGACGAGCTCGTCGCCGTCATCGACGGCTGA
- a CDS encoding PTS sugar transporter subunit IIA, translating into MARDVLTLGQVRIHSGGASKEEAMAEAAGILESAGAVTSAYLDAMLQREETVSTYMGNELAIPHGTNDTKDEILESALSVVRYDGGIDWDGERVTFVVGIAGKGDEHLEILSQIAILFSEEDDVARLKRAATPEELFEIVSAAGV; encoded by the coding sequence ATGGCACGTGATGTTCTGACGCTCGGTCAGGTCCGGATCCACTCCGGCGGGGCGTCCAAGGAGGAGGCGATGGCCGAGGCCGCCGGCATCCTCGAGTCCGCGGGCGCGGTGACGAGCGCATACCTCGATGCGATGCTGCAGCGCGAGGAGACCGTCTCGACCTACATGGGCAACGAGCTGGCGATCCCCCACGGCACCAACGACACCAAGGACGAGATCCTCGAATCCGCCCTGTCGGTCGTGCGGTACGACGGCGGCATCGACTGGGACGGCGAACGGGTGACCTTCGTGGTCGGCATCGCCGGCAAGGGCGACGAGCACCTCGAGATCCTGTCGCAGATCGCGATCCTGTTCTCGGAGGAGGACGACGTCGCACGGCTCAAGCGGGCGGCGACGCCCGAGGAGCTGTTCGAGATCGTCTCGGCGGCGGGCGTGTGA
- a CDS encoding phospho-sugar mutase: MIARAHAWLAQDPDGETRTELRAIIETAERGDADAAAVLDDRFGSRLAFGTAGLRGALGAGSNRMNRVLVAQAAAGLAAYLLEKAGEAAPANAEAVPVEDADAADADAERLEAENAEFEADEPVAAGSADAEEETEPEDETGLDEDAAAAEDWAPEDAEPVGDGAAAEGPAIAEGPLVVIGYDGRRNSDVFAKDSAELFAGAGLRAVLLPRLLPTPVLAFAVRHLGAAAGVMVTASHNPPNDNGYKVYLGGADEGAQIVPPADAEIAAHIQRMADEADVTTLPRSLAFEQAPEELVEAYIQATAAVAPASTGAAGMTWVYTAMHGVGLETFSKVLEAAGYPQPVLVQAQAQPDGTFPTVSFPNPEEPGAMDLAFETASDVGAELIIANDPDADRLAVAVPDPDAEGGWRRLTGNQIGMLLGWRAARLAADAGATEGASLACSLVSSPGLEVIAERYGLDFVATLTGFKWISRAPGIVFGFEEALGYLVNPETVRDKDGISAAVAMLGLAAEARGRGQSIGDLLDEFDATFGAFASDQISIRVEELDTIRRMMKKLRKKQPESIGDVAVHHADDLRDGVDGLPPGDVLRYWLTDGSRVIVRPSGTEPKLKVYLDVRADSAEEARARLDAVTAGARELLDRIG, from the coding sequence ATGATCGCGCGGGCGCACGCGTGGCTGGCCCAGGATCCCGACGGCGAGACGCGCACCGAGCTGCGCGCCATCATCGAGACGGCCGAGCGCGGCGACGCCGACGCCGCCGCGGTCCTCGACGACCGCTTCGGCAGCCGGCTGGCGTTCGGCACCGCCGGGCTGCGCGGAGCGCTGGGAGCCGGCAGCAACCGCATGAACCGCGTGCTCGTCGCGCAGGCGGCCGCGGGGCTCGCAGCGTACCTGCTCGAGAAGGCGGGCGAGGCTGCGCCGGCGAATGCCGAGGCCGTCCCCGTCGAGGATGCGGATGCGGCGGACGCGGATGCCGAGCGCCTCGAGGCCGAGAACGCGGAGTTCGAGGCCGATGAGCCCGTCGCCGCCGGCTCCGCGGACGCGGAGGAGGAGACCGAGCCCGAGGACGAGACCGGGCTGGACGAGGACGCGGCCGCCGCGGAGGACTGGGCGCCCGAGGACGCCGAACCCGTCGGCGACGGCGCGGCGGCCGAGGGACCGGCGATCGCCGAGGGGCCGCTCGTGGTCATCGGCTACGACGGCCGGCGCAACTCCGACGTGTTCGCGAAGGACTCGGCGGAGCTGTTCGCCGGCGCCGGGCTCCGCGCGGTGCTGCTCCCGCGCCTGCTTCCGACGCCCGTGCTCGCCTTCGCCGTGCGGCACCTCGGCGCCGCCGCGGGCGTGATGGTCACCGCGAGCCACAACCCGCCGAACGACAACGGGTACAAGGTGTACCTGGGCGGCGCCGACGAGGGCGCTCAGATCGTGCCGCCGGCCGACGCCGAGATCGCCGCGCACATCCAGCGTATGGCCGATGAGGCCGACGTGACGACGCTGCCGCGCTCGCTCGCGTTCGAGCAGGCGCCCGAGGAGCTCGTCGAGGCGTACATCCAGGCCACGGCGGCCGTCGCCCCCGCGTCGACCGGCGCGGCCGGCATGACGTGGGTGTACACGGCCATGCACGGCGTCGGCCTCGAGACCTTCTCGAAGGTGCTCGAGGCGGCGGGGTACCCGCAGCCGGTCCTGGTGCAGGCGCAGGCCCAGCCCGACGGCACCTTCCCCACGGTGTCGTTCCCGAATCCGGAGGAGCCGGGAGCGATGGATCTCGCCTTCGAGACGGCGAGCGACGTGGGCGCGGAGCTCATCATCGCGAACGACCCCGACGCCGACCGCCTCGCGGTGGCGGTGCCCGACCCGGATGCCGAGGGCGGCTGGCGCCGGCTCACCGGCAACCAGATCGGCATGCTCCTCGGGTGGCGCGCGGCACGGCTCGCCGCCGACGCGGGCGCGACCGAGGGCGCCTCGCTGGCGTGTTCGCTCGTGTCGAGCCCCGGCCTGGAGGTCATCGCCGAACGCTACGGGCTGGACTTCGTCGCGACGCTCACCGGCTTCAAGTGGATCTCACGAGCGCCGGGCATCGTGTTCGGCTTCGAGGAGGCGCTCGGCTACCTCGTGAACCCCGAGACGGTGCGCGACAAGGACGGCATCTCGGCCGCCGTGGCGATGCTGGGTCTCGCCGCCGAGGCGCGCGGGCGCGGGCAGTCGATCGGCGACCTCCTGGACGAGTTCGACGCCACGTTCGGCGCGTTCGCGAGCGACCAGATCTCGATCCGGGTCGAGGAGCTCGACACGATCCGCCGCATGATGAAGAAGCTGCGCAAGAAGCAGCCCGAGTCCATCGGCGATGTCGCGGTGCACCATGCGGACGACCTGCGCGACGGTGTCGACGGACTGCCGCCCGGGGACGTCCTGCGGTACTGGCTGACCGACGGCTCGCGCGTCATCGTGCGCCCGAGCGGCACCGAGCCCAAGCTCAAGGTGTATCTGGACGTCCGCGCCGACTCGGCCGAGGAGGCCCGGGCGCGCCTCGACGCTGTGACGGCCGGCGCACGCGAGCTGCTGGACCGCATCGGCTGA
- a CDS encoding HPr family phosphocarrier protein — translation MAAESRTVRIGSSHGLHARPAKLFAQAARDAGIPVTVAKGSGAPVNAASILGVISLGAEQGDYVTLTADGDGAESVLDALAELLSTDHDEE, via the coding sequence ATGGCTGCCGAATCGCGGACCGTACGCATCGGATCGTCACACGGGCTCCACGCGCGCCCGGCGAAGCTCTTCGCCCAGGCCGCGCGGGATGCCGGCATCCCCGTCACCGTCGCGAAGGGCTCCGGTGCTCCGGTGAACGCCGCGAGCATCCTCGGCGTGATCTCGCTCGGCGCCGAGCAGGGCGACTACGTCACCCTCACCGCCGACGGCGACGGCGCCGAGTCGGTGCTCGACGCGCTCGCAGAACTGCTGTCCACCGACCACGACGAGGAGTGA